Proteins encoded by one window of Bacteroidota bacterium:
- a CDS encoding glyceraldehyde-3-phosphate dehydrogenase — translation MNNSYEITLKEWNQKEKAAVELSALASQLWYDKSVELIIFRRQLVDARASEILNHHLYAQRFLNRPLTIEISLALTQALVKLDLAPSRIDLGRLGSEWLSEGSNYASTEAFVGEKMAEFIGKDKLVLKPKDVVLYGFGRIGRIAARIIINEAGKGEQLRLRAIVTRSNSDEDIIKRASLLRRDSIHGKFQGTVVEDLANKALIINGHTVYMIAGDKPESIDYTAYDINEALVIDNTGISREREKLAKHLEAKGVSQVLLTAPGKGDIPNIVHGINHEKFDITKEKIFSAASCTTNAVVPILYVMENAFGIDHGHLETVHSYTNDQNLLDNYHKKSRRGRSAPMNMVITETGAASAVAKVLPDLAGKFTGNAIRVPTPDVSLAIMNLTLRKNVTIEEVNNMLKEASSHGQLVEQIDYSMSLEIVSSDCIGNSHCVIVDAPATIVSKDGKSVVLYCWYDNEFGYTKQVVRLSKYLAGVIRLRYY, via the coding sequence ATGAACAATTCGTATGAAATTACCCTAAAAGAGTGGAACCAGAAAGAGAAGGCCGCAGTAGAGCTTAGCGCTCTGGCTTCACAACTTTGGTACGACAAATCTGTGGAACTCATTATTTTTCGCCGTCAATTGGTTGATGCACGTGCAAGTGAGATCCTAAATCACCATTTATATGCACAGCGCTTTTTGAATCGCCCATTAACTATTGAAATTTCTTTGGCGCTAACTCAGGCTCTTGTTAAACTTGATCTTGCTCCATCGCGTATAGATCTTGGCCGTTTGGGCAGCGAATGGTTAAGTGAAGGCTCTAATTATGCTAGCACCGAGGCTTTTGTTGGTGAAAAAATGGCTGAATTTATTGGGAAAGATAAATTAGTTCTTAAACCAAAAGACGTAGTATTATATGGTTTTGGTCGTATTGGTCGCATTGCAGCCCGAATTATTATAAACGAGGCAGGAAAAGGGGAGCAACTCCGCCTAAGAGCAATCGTAACCCGTTCAAATTCGGATGAGGATATTATCAAGCGCGCAAGTTTGTTGCGTAGGGATTCTATCCATGGTAAATTTCAAGGTACAGTGGTAGAAGATCTTGCTAATAAAGCATTGATCATAAACGGTCACACTGTTTATATGATAGCAGGCGATAAACCGGAAAGTATTGATTACACTGCATATGATATTAATGAAGCACTTGTTATCGACAATACAGGTATCTCTCGCGAACGCGAAAAACTTGCGAAACATTTGGAGGCAAAAGGAGTTAGTCAGGTTTTACTTACTGCTCCGGGTAAAGGTGATATTCCTAACATCGTTCACGGAATCAACCATGAGAAATTTGATATTACAAAGGAAAAGATCTTTTCCGCGGCTAGTTGTACTACAAACGCAGTTGTGCCAATTTTGTATGTAATGGAAAATGCGTTCGGTATAGATCACGGACATTTAGAAACAGTGCATAGTTATACAAACGACCAAAATTTATTGGATAACTATCACAAAAAATCCAGAAGAGGTCGTTCGGCTCCAATGAATATGGTAATTACAGAAACAGGCGCTGCGAGTGCTGTTGCGAAAGTATTACCTGATCTAGCAGGAAAATTTACAGGAAATGCAATTCGTGTTCCTACTCCGGATGTTTCTTTAGCGATCATGAATTTAACGCTGAGGAAAAATGTTACCATTGAGGAAGTGAACAATATGCTTAAAGAGGCATCTTCCCATGGTCAGCTTGTTGAACAGATAGATTACAGCATGAGTTTGGAAATTGTAAGTAGCGATTGTATTGGCAACAGCCATTGTGTGATTGTGGATGCACCTGCAACCATTGTTTCCAAGGATGGGAAAAGTGTTGTTTTATATTGCTGGTACGATAATGAATTTGGATATACAAAACAAGTTGTTCGTTTATCGAAGTATCTTGCAGGTGTTATCCGTTTGAGATATTATTAA